From the genome of Triticum aestivum cultivar Chinese Spring chromosome 3B, IWGSC CS RefSeq v2.1, whole genome shotgun sequence, one region includes:
- the LOC123072669 gene encoding disease resistance protein RGA5 encodes MAGIMVSASTGVMNSLLGKLATMMGEEFAKLKNLRKEVKYISDELSSMKDAVESLADVDELDKQTARWRDAVREMSYDIEDIIDDFMCKIGEKSKKSGFVHDTIQRLRTSRVRHKIVGQIEDIKKLVHETTARRERYKVDVPTSHNVAVDQRVVTLYANAAKLVGMEGPTNELVNWLKDDEKKLKVVSIVGFGGLGKTTLANEVYHKLKGEFHCGAFLPVSQKPNVPKLLHSLLTQLGCQQSFHDCELNVLLDQIRENLKNKRYFIAIDDLWDVSAWSIIKCAFLENNLGSRLIVTTRIRTVAEACYFSHHEHILEMKPLSEEDSKKLFFDRIFLSEEACPAQLRDVSVDILKKCGGLPLAIISISSLLASGSSDQKERWKHVLNSLGSVSGTNLTLEAMRQILNLSYKNLPHHLKTCFLYLGMFPEDYLIHRRKLVSLWISEGFISKSHRQSLEQTGISYFNELVNRSLIQPVRIDQDGSVGTCKVHDMLLDLILYKSAEENFITVVDNPEAIAGQLRKPRRMLFNLDGATLARDVSMSQLRSFAMWRGSMNNPSLAEFKYLRVFVADFSSSSSDDNRKIDLTGLCKLYQLRHIWIRGCSKCQLPTQIRGLQMLERFDIDGSCIPMDIFHLPCLLDVIVPSVKRLPEGIGKMKSLQHLDWFYMRHTSLDSIKGLGELTNLSTLLLTTGFSEDVDMDVLNSSLGKLCSLEFLDIVSPGDSWIPEALTLSPPPPNLVKLYMMKRSHIPKWIGELHNLQTLFLHVEKLDKNGVGILAELSALVDLELTFDRALEETIAIYGTAFAILKRFRVNCKNMAHLTFQVGAMPKLQCISLGLNALGWKQENYATPTGIENLFALERISVTIGCLDATESEQRSVESAIRSAINMHPGHAHITTNIAREPYRFSFGESVTNPWYQAEPAAGRSIL; translated from the exons ATGGCTGGAATAATGGTGAGCGCTTCTACTGGGGTGATGAACTCTCTCCTGGGTAAGCTGGCCACCATGATGGGGGAGGAGTTCGCCAAGCTAAAGAACTTGAGGAAGGAGGTTAAGTACATCAGCGACGAGCTGAGCAGCATGAAGGATGCTGTAGAGAGCCTTGCAGATGTTGATGAGCTGGATAAACAGACCGCGAGGTGGAGGGATGCAGTCAGGGAGATGTCATATGACATCGAGGATATTATTGATGACTTCATGTGCAAAATTGGGGAGAAAAGCAAAAAATCTGGGTTTGTCCATGACACCATTCAACGCCTTCGAACTTCAAGGGTCCGCCATAAGATTGTTGGTCAGATCGAGGACATAAAAAAACTCGTGCATGAGACAACTGCACGTCGTGAGAGGTATAAGGTTGATGTCCCAACATCACACAATGTGGCTGTTGACCAACGAGTTGTCACACTCTATGCAAATGCGGCTAAACTTGTTGGTATGGAGGGCCCAACCAATGAGCTTGTTAATTGGCTGAAAGACGATGAGAAGAAGCTGAAGGTTGTATCAATTGTTGGTTTTGGAGGTTTGGGTAAAACAACACTTGCCAATGAGGTATACCATAAGCTGAAGGGGGAGTTTCATTGTGGTGCATTTTTGCCAGTTTCTCAAAAGCCAAATGTTCCAAAACTTCTGCATAGTTTATTAACCCAACTTGGTTGTCAACAATCTTTTCACGACTGTGAGTTAAATGTTCTTCTTGACCAAATCAGAGAAAATCTAAAAAACAAGAG GTACTTCattgccatcgatgatctatgggATGTATCAGCATGGAGTATTATTAAATGTGCTTTCCTAGAAAATAATCTTGGTAGTAGATTAATAGTAACTACAAGAATCAGGACTGTGGCAGAGGCATGTTATTTCAGCCACCATGAGCACATTCTAGAAATGAAACCTCTTAGTGAAGAAGACTCGAAGAAGTTGTTTTTTGATAGGATATTTTTGTCTGAAGAAGCTTGTCCAGCTCAACTCAGAGATGTTTCAGTTGACATTCTCAAGAAATGTGGTGGTTTGCCACTTGCAATCATCAGCATATCCAGCCTATTAGCAAGTGGAAGTTCTGACCAAAAGGAGAGGTGGAAACATGTACTGAATTCTTTGGGGTCAGTGTCGGGCACAAATCTCACCTTGGAAGCAATGAGACAGATCTTGAACCTTAGCTACAAAAATCTTCCTCACCATCTCAAGACATGCTTCTTGTATCTTGGTATGTTTCCAGAGGACTATCTAATACATAGGCGTAAGTTGGTAAGTCTATGGATATCCGAAGGTTTTATTAGTAAATCACATAGGCAAAGCCTAGAACAGACTGGGATAAGCTATTTCAATGAGCTTGTCAACAGGAGCCTTATTCAACCTGTAAGGATTGACCAGGATGGGTCAGTGGGAACTTGCAAAGTTCATGATATGTTGTTGGATCTTATTTTGTACAAGTCCGCAGAAGAGAATTTTATCACTGTAGTAGACAACCCAGAGGCCATTGCAGGACAGCTTCGAAAGCCCCGCCGGATGCTCTTCAACTTGGATGGTGCAACACTGGCAAGGGATGTTAGTATGTCACAACTGCGATCGTTTGCAATGTGGAGAGGCTCTATGAATAATCCTTCTCTGGCAGAGTTCAAGTATCTTCGAGTTTTTGTTGCGGACTTCAGTTCTAGTTCTTCTGATGACAACCGGAAAATCGACCTGACAGGATTGTGCAAGTTATATCAGCTGCGACATATATGGATTCGTGGCTGTAGTAAGTGCCAGCTACCAACCCAAATTAGAGGGTTACAGATGTTGGAAAGATTTGATATAGATGGGTCTTGTATCCCAATGGATATTTTCCACCTGCCGTGCTTGTTGGATGTGATTGTTCCATCCGTTAAAAGGCTGCCTGAGGGCATTGGTAAAATGAAATCCCTACAACATCTGGATTGGTTTTACATGCGTCACACCTCACTCGACAGTATCAAGGGCCTAGGAGAGCTCACCAATCTGAGTACTCTACTTCTCACAACCGGTTTTTCTGAAGACGTGGATATGGATGTTCTGAACTCTTCTTTGGGAAAACTTTGTAGCCTCGAGTTCCTGGACATAGTTTCTCCTGGTGATTCTTGGATACCTGAGGCATTAACCTTGTCGCCTCCTCCCCCCAACCTTGTGAAACTCTACATGATGAAAAGGTCCCACATCCCTAAATGGATTGGGGAACTCCATAACCTCCAGACCTTGTTTCTTCATGTTGAGAAGCTGGACAAGAATGGTGTTGGTATTCTTGCAGAGTTATCAGCCCTCGTTGACCTAGAATTAACGTTTGATAGAGCCCTGGAAGAAACAATTGCCATCTACGGGACAGCATTCGCAATCCTAAAGCGGTTTCGGGTCAACTGCAAGAACATGGCACACCTAACCTTCCAAGTTGGGGCAATGCCCAAGCTCCAGTGCATCTCTCTAGGGTTGAATGCCTTGGGGTGGAAGCAGGAAAATTACGCCACACCTACAGGTATCGAGAACTTGTTCGCGCTTGAAAGAATTTCTGTAACAATCGGCTGCCTGGATGCTACTGAATCTGAACAGAGAAGCGTAGAGTCTGCCATCAGGAGCGCTATCAACATGCATCCTGGCCATGCTCACATTACAACCAATATTGCACGGGAACCATACCGTTTTTCTTTCGGTGAATCCGTGACAAATCCTTGGTATCAGGCAGAACCAGCAGCTG GAAGGTCGATTCTCTGA